The Acinetobacter shaoyimingii DNA segment TGGCTAAATGCTGAATATTTTCATCAATCATTTTCTGCCATAGCGATACATGACTCATAAAACAAGCTATTTCACCTTGAGTCAAAAAACCAGATTTAAACATTAACCCCATTTCTTTGGCTTTTAATTCAGCAAAATTAGGTGTTAATGCATCAAAAAAATCAAAAACAATATTTTGTGAACCAAATTGATATTCAATATGTGCTCTTCTATCCAACGCACTTTGAAGACTAATAACGATACTTCTCATTCAATTGAAACCTAAACCGTTTTCTCATAGCAAAATATTAAATGTATATTTCAATAATCTATCAACATAGCTTCTGTATGAAATATAATAAATTAAGTAGTTAATAGGCATTATATAATTATTGATTATACAAATAATTACTACACATATCACTAATTTTAGATTTTATATGTATAAGAAATACTTATAATTAATATTGAAATTATTTAATTTATTTTTTAAAAATAATTACACTGTTCATTCCCATGATTAAACTCAGTAAAAATTAGTAATTTTCTTCATTCAAATACCATTTTATGGTTTTCATTAAACCTTTTTTAAAACTGATTAAATAATCCCATTTTAATTTATTTCTAATTTTAGACGTATTTATCACATAACTTTCATCATGACCAAGACGATCATCAACATAAGTCATTAAAGCATTTAGATAGTCCATATCGAATTTTTGATGTGTCGATAATTGCTGCATAAGGTGAGCTGGGTCTATAAACAGATTGTTCGGTAAAAGGCTGATCAACTTCGGAAGCATCACCATAAACCTCATCTGTTGAAATATGTAGAAATCGAAATTTTGACTGCTTATGACGTGGTAAATTTCCCCAGTAACATCGACTTACTTCGAGTAAATTAAACGTGCCAATAATATTGGTTTCTATAAACGCTTGCGGTCCAGCAATAGAACGATCTACATGTGACTCGGCCGCAAAGTTCACCACTAAATCTGGTTCAAAGAAGTTAAATGCTGAATTTAAGTCATTGAAATTGCATATATCAACTCTACAGAACTGATATCTATTGTTTTTTTTAAATGAATGATTAAGCTGAATATTTGCAGCATAAGTGAATTTATCAACATTCAAAATTTGATATTGAGTATGCTCAAGTAGATAGCGAATAAATGCAGATCCAATAAAACCTGCTCCACCAGTGACCAGAATTTTCATTTTTATATCCGTTATTGTTCTTTTGCCATCTAAAAAAAGATTAAATATCAATATTTTTTCATCATATAGATGCTTATGTTTTGAAGAAGAGTATCAGCCAATACCCCTACTTTTATTGAAGACAACTCTTTTGTTCATCAGTTTTCAAACATGCAATGAAATATTTTTCACCTATTTTTAGAACATATTTGTCTATGATGGATTCCATGTATCCCAGACTATGATAATCTTTCGGGTCTTTGTTTTGACTTCAATGATCATCATGCAACTCTCAATTCTTATTGTAAATGAAAATACTGAGAATCTTATTGAGAATTTTTTGCTTGAACTAAAGCAACAATCACTAGCCCTAAATACATATGAAATCATTATTGCAAATAGATACAATAATCAAAGTCTTAAAGACTCGATAAATTCAAATCTAACTTTGAATGGACTGAATATAAAAGTATTAGAAGTGGAACACGATTTAGGTTTTGGTGCAGCTATAAATCATGCAGCACAACATGTGCTTGGCGATACATTGTTAATCATCAATCCAGCAGTACACATTCCACAGCGTGATTACTTAGTCCAATTACTGAAGCATGCTGAAAATATTGATCATTACGGATTAATGAGTACTCGTGTCATAGATCGTTATAACCAAGATATCTCGACACATCTGCTCTATGAATTTAATCATGATCTGGGTTTTGAAAATCAAATCAATTGGTTTTCACGAGATTTATTGTTGATCAAAAAAACGGTATTTGAACAAATTTCAGGTTTTGATCCTGACTTTTATCAATATCATGAAGATCAAGATTTGTCGCTTCGGATTAAATTACTTCAATTACCCTTGATCAAGTTGAATGATCTTGAAGTTCGATTAAATGATTCCAAACCCAAACCATGCTTAAGCTATTCATTTTATCAAACTTGGTTTAAATCAAAAATTCTATTTGCTTATAAGCATTTTACGTCGTATGACTATGTTCGACTACTTTACCAATTAGAATTAAAATCCACTAAAAGATCTAAAATTTATTCGATTCTGTGTTTGACTGGTATCACAACATTTCAACATAAAAAAGTGAAATGGACTGCTATCCGAGATAGTATTCATAAAACCATCAATGAATCAGCGCAATGGCTTTATTTGAAAAAATAAAAAAGGGATAATCCATCCCTTTTTTAAATTCAAACTCTTAATTCAAATTCTTAATTCAAATGAGTATTAGGTTGATGAATTTGAAAGCAAATGCTTCACGGCATACATACGATCACGCCACATTCTTTTTTGCTTTTTAAACTCAAATGAACGACTTCGATTTTCCTTTTGTTTTCTTGATATTTTGTCAGTAGCGACAGTACCTAAAATATCACTATCGAGACCATCAGGCTCAACCAATGCCGGCCATACCCCTAAGCCTTTTCCATTTTGGCTTAACCAAGACTGGAAGAAAATATCAACAGGTTGAGTCATAGGTCTGCATCGTTTGACAAACTCTTCAGCCCCCTTTCTAGACCACACCAATCCCAATCCACGGATAGGAAAATAAAAGGCGTGCCATAGTGTAAAATTATCAAATTGAGTTATATCGCGTGATAATTTTTTCTTTTTCGATGCAATATTAATTAAATACCAATCTAGAGATGGATGCTCATGTAGATATTCCAGTAGTCGATTTAATTTTGTAGAAAAATCATTTGAAATTTTCATATCATCTTCTAAAACAACCAAATAATCCGCATCGGTCGTTAAGAATTTTTCAACGCAACCTACGTGGCTTAAATAACACCCTAATTCTGAATTCAGTAACCTACGCCCTAAAAGCTGTTGAGTGAGTTCATCATCATAATCCTCAAAATCTGAAAGCGATTTGCCACGACCATCATATGCAGAAAAACGCTCAAAGGACCACCCCACTTGATCTAGCTGTGCCTTAGATCTTGAAAATCTTTCAGCACTACCCTCTAAATTTATTAAATACGTTACAACTTTCATTTCAATTATTCACTACTGAATTTTTCACTGATTTCTAAAGCCTTTAGTACAACGTTTGATATTTTATTACCAGCACATACAAAACGCTTCATGATATATATTGGATAAATTTTATTAACCTTATGTAATAACATTGATTCCAAATACGTTGAATTTACCTCAAATTTCTAAATACCCATATAAATTTTAGGAACACAGCAAAGGATTGATCGAAAAATCTCAGGCTGAATCTTTTAATATATATGAATCTTCAATCATTATTTTATCCACAAAAACAAAGAAATGCTTATAAAAAATGAATGATTTCAAAATATTATTCATAAAAACATTTTATTTTAATCTCAAATAATCATTTAAAGTACAAATTAATTTAATTAAAAGTATAGCCATTTCTCACAAACAAACTGAATACTGCTATTGTTGAATTCTTTGATCAATTTTGTGTTTACAGCTTTAGAACAAGCAACTTTTCTCACCAACAGACCGCTTGTTCAGAATTATAAAAAGCGCTTTTTATGCATAAAATTAGACTTGATGAACCTATGATCAGCTTGCTTTCATGACTAAACTTTGAAAATACATAGGACTAGAAAATAGATGCTTTTCTTATGCACACAGTCACACAGTCACACAGTCACACAGTCACACAGTACTAAAGACTTCTTGAACCCAGATTTCATCTGTTATTCATCGATCATATATGCATCAAAAAACAAGGCTTTGTCTAGAAATTCCTAACCTATCAATCCAACATAACTTCATATTATTTCGATATATGACAAATGCTCAGCGTGAAATTTTAGCTTATAAAACACCCATAAATCATGTTAAAACAATCGCTTATTTTGAAATTAATTGAGCATCATTCTTAATGAATTGGGTAAAAAACCTTTGAATTTTTCATTCATGGAATTGACTACTTTTTCTGCAGCAATTTTACTCAACTGATCAAGGCTCTGGATACATCCATACTTAACATTAGGGTTGGTGACAGCCTGAACAAAACTATTGACACTTTGTTCATTTTTCAAATATGCAAGCTCAAGATCAGGTTTTAAAATTGCCTGATTATTTTTAATTTTTAAATGATTCATTAAGGCAATCGGATTGATTTGCTCGATGCTTCTAAACTTAGATTTCAACTGTGTTTGCAAAAGTTCAGGATGA contains these protein-coding regions:
- a CDS encoding dTDP-glucose 4,6-dehydratase, which encodes MKILVTGGAGFIGSAFIRYLLEHTQYQILNVDKFTYAANIQLNHSFKKNNRYQFCRVDICNFNDLNSAFNFFEPDLVVNFAAESHVDRSIAGPQAFIETNIIGTFNLLEVSRCYWGNLPRHKQSKFRFLHISTDEVYGDASEVDQPFTEQSVYRPSSPYAAIIDTSKIRYGLSKCFNDLC
- a CDS encoding glycosyltransferase family 2 protein, which encodes MQLSILIVNENTENLIENFLLELKQQSLALNTYEIIIANRYNNQSLKDSINSNLTLNGLNIKVLEVEHDLGFGAAINHAAQHVLGDTLLIINPAVHIPQRDYLVQLLKHAENIDHYGLMSTRVIDRYNQDISTHLLYEFNHDLGFENQINWFSRDLLLIKKTVFEQISGFDPDFYQYHEDQDLSLRIKLLQLPLIKLNDLEVRLNDSKPKPCLSYSFYQTWFKSKILFAYKHFTSYDYVRLLYQLELKSTKRSKIYSILCLTGITTFQHKKVKWTAIRDSIHKTINESAQWLYLKK
- a CDS encoding glycosyltransferase family 25 protein, encoding MKVVTYLINLEGSAERFSRSKAQLDQVGWSFERFSAYDGRGKSLSDFEDYDDELTQQLLGRRLLNSELGCYLSHVGCVEKFLTTDADYLVVLEDDMKISNDFSTKLNRLLEYLHEHPSLDWYLINIASKKKKLSRDITQFDNFTLWHAFYFPIRGLGLVWSRKGAEEFVKRCRPMTQPVDIFFQSWLSQNGKGLGVWPALVEPDGLDSDILGTVATDKISRKQKENRSRSFEFKKQKRMWRDRMYAVKHLLSNSST